In the genome of Candidatus Neomarinimicrobiota bacterium, the window GGCGAGAGCTCTTCAATTGGGTGACAGTATGCTTCATACTGACTAAATAAGGATTATGATAGTGAGTGCAAAGGTTTGTTTCTATCAAGAATGTGTTTTGACAGAGCCAGACGGGATAGTTTGAGCGACCCATCCAATAATTCCTCTGGTATAAGGAAATATGCAACAGGAATCATATAGGCAGGTAGAGTCCTCTTTAATCTCTCAACGATATTTTCCAGGTTTGGAGCTGCTTTATCTATTTGAAGATAGGCTACTGGTCGGAATCCGAATTCAGAATCTTTTTGAGCGAGTACCAGCGCCTGTGTGATACCGGGAATATTGGTCAGTACCAGTTCGATGTGTTCCGGTTGAATATTTTCACCACCTGAGATAAACTGGCTGTCAATTCGTCCGGTAACAGTTAAGGCACCCTGAACATCCAGATATCCAACATCAGTGGTATGAAACCAGCCATCAGTATCTCTTAGATCAATCAGGCCCTTACCCCCTCTATATCCCATCGCCAGGGTTGGTCCTTTGACCAGTATCTCTCCCTTATGTGAAATGATCAGGTCGCGTCCAGTCAACAGTTTTCCTGAATTGGTGAGTGCTGCCGATCGATCATCCGGGCTGGTGGTTGTGATCTGCGAAGCCATTTCAGTCGAGCCGTAAGTGACCAGAATGGGTAATCCCAGATCCAGTGCATTTTGAATAAGCGTTTTGGGAAGTGCACTTCCGCCCAACAGGATAGCTTGCATTTGGCGGAGAATCCTGGCGGCTCCTGGTTCATCAAGTATGCGTTGTAGCTGAACAGCGACCAATGAGATATGGGTTATCTCCTTATTTGAGATGCTTTTCAGAGTCGTACTTGCTGCGGTTGATACGACAATGGCAGCTCCGGCCTGCGCCGTTCGGTACAGGATCGAAAGACCCCCGACATGATAAAGGGGCAGTGTAAGCAGCCACTTATCTCCTGGTTTCAGTGCGATGTTCCTGTTTGAACCTAAGGCACTTGACCAGTGATTGTGATGACTATGTTGAACGATCTTGGATGATCCGCTGGAGCCGGAGGTCATGAGCAGGCTTGCTCCTGCTGTGGCATCATATCCTGCAATTTCCACGGTTATTGGATCTGCATTGGATCCTATAAGGGCTTCATAGGAGATACTCAATTCAGATACCAGTTGCCGCTGGGAAATGATCAGAGTGGGCTGTATCTCAGAAAATATTTTAAGCAGAGCAGTTTTTGGAAAACGAGTATTCACAGGAAAAGCAATATAGTTTCCCAGAGAACAGGCCCAGAGGATCACCAGCATTGCATCTTGCGAATTCTGATCCAGGACTATTATGTCTCCCGACTTGAGACCCCTTTTAACCAGATTACCGAGCACAAGCTGAGCTCTTTCTAATAGTTCGCTGTAACTGAGTGAAAGCCGGTCAGTGATCAACGCTGTATGGTGTGAAAAGTTTTTGGCGGCATTGAGCAGGGGATGAGTGATTGAAGGATTCATTTAGATCACTTAGAAGATCATATCGTTATGAGCTCGGTAGTCTCTGCAACCAGGACTTAGCTTTGATAGAGCAATTCACAAGAACTGAGATCCAGATCCTGGGTAGTCAGGGTGCGTACAGGCATCCAGCCATTTTGAATGGATGAAGGTTTTTTAACCGTTCCAGAAGTCAGTGCTGACCGGGTGTCCAGACCCACTGCCAGGTCTTCTCCCGTGATGGAACCAGCCAACTGTGCCAAGGCGGCCAAGCCTACATCACTCTCATAGCTGGAAGACAGAACCGGTAATATATTTTGGTCTTTAGCCTGGTTGACCAAACTGATAAACCGGGCAGTGCAACCGATCAGAGTTGGCTTTAATACAAGGGCTTTTAACCCGGTATAGGAATCAAAAGAGATGGTAGGATCAGAAATATTGTGAAGGGTCTCATCAAAAGCAAAGTGAACCCCACAGCCATCATAGAAACGAGGCAGATCAGCCGGGTTTTCGATAGGTTCTTCGATATATTCAATATTTTCTGAAGCTACTATTTTTCCAAATTCAAGTGCTGTTTCTAGATCCCATGAACGATTCGCATCAAGCCTTAGTTTAATACCCGGACCAGCGAATTGTCGAATTTCCTGGATTCCTCGCGCTTCCAGGATCGGATTAATCCGGCCAACTTTGATCTTGAGAGTCGAATAGCCCTCATTTATTAAATAATCGGCTTCCGGCACCCAGTGGGATATTGAACTTCTGATCAAGCCGTTGATGGGGATCTTGTTGCTGGAATGCCCATACAGCATTGCTCCCAGCGATATGCTCCTGGCGTTTGCCAACAGAGCCAGCAAGGCAGTTTCAATACCAAAATAGACAACTGATGGAGCTGTCCGTTTTTCCCAATTGAGGTTAGCCCGTGAGTATTGGTGTGAGGTGAATTCACCGAAATTAATAATTCTGTCAACCAGCATGGTGGTCTTGTAAACTGCAGTTTCAATCGTTTCACGGCTGTAACCCGGTAGTGGGCTGATCTCGCCAAAACCAACATGACCAGATGTATCCGTTAAGATCAGTATAAGGCCCTCTCTATATTTCAGCGTGGTATGCTTGAGCTCTAATTCATGCTTCAGGGGCAGGCTGAATTTATACAGACGGGCTGATCTCAACTCCAGCGAAACATTCTGAAATTGAGGTGCTAGCCTGATTCCGGCAAAATTTGGTGCATTCATTCCCATATTCATCTGACCAGTTTTAAATGACCCATGTGACAGCAAAGATGATCGTGAAAATCGCTTGTAATTTAGCAGTCATCTTTAAAACAGCCAGTAACTCTTTGGGCTCCTCATAGTTTGCTGTTATTCGTACTGCGTATAAAGCCATAAAACCTGTCAACGAAGTGAGTCCGACCAGGCTGTGTTCCGGTGTCAGAAGGATCAGGGTCAGGGGGGCTAAAGTTGCAGCCAGTATTGATAATCCATACTCATATACTCCGAAGTCTCTGCCAAAAACAGCTACCAGAGTATGCTTACCTACTGTTCGATCCTCCTGATAGTCTCTCAGATTATTGATGGATAACAAAGCCATGGAGAAAAACCCGGCTGAAGTACCGGCTATGATCGCTGCCGAACTCCAGCTGCCGATCTGGACATAGGTTGTGGTGGCACTGGCAATGGGACCGAAAAATAGAAATGCAGGTAATTCTGCTAATCCATGATAGGCCAGGGGAAAAGGACCTCCAGTATAGATCACACCAAAAAGGAGCGCCAGAAGACCGATGATCACAATGGGCCATCCACCCACATAAACCAGATATATCCCGACGAGAAAAGCAATCCCAAAACAAGCGATAAAGCCATTGCGAACGGTTTCAGGAGCAACCAACCCTGCCTGGGTAACGCGCTGGGGACCGATCCGCGTAGCCGTGTCAGCTCCTTTTTTAAAATCAAAATAATCGTTGGCCAGATTGGTTCCGATCTGGATCAGAATCCCTCCCAAAAATGCAGCCAGAGCAGCCGGCCACCGAATTCCACCTTCTGTATGGGCGATAATTGTTCCCATCAGGATGGGGGAGATAGCCACTCCCAGCGTCCAGGGGCGAGCCGCCTGGATCCATAGTCCAATTCCAGTCGTTCTCATGCCTTCTCGAATCCTTCAGGTCGGCACAAAGCTTCGCTACTTGACCCTGGGATATAAGAGTGAAAAATAGTTAATCGTTTAAGCGGCATAAATAGTTGATGTCCCTGCATAAAGAAACTGAGAACCCTTCGACCAGGCTCAGTGATCACCCCAGTAAAACACGTCAGCGATTTCTCTCGGTAAGTTTTTTGGACCGTCAGACGATAGGCTCCTACGGTCTCCATGGGTATTTCTTAAAATCAGGTTTACGCTTTTCATTGTAGGCATTGCGACCTTCCTGAGCTTCTTCAGACATATAGTAAAGCAAGGTAGCGTTTCCGGCCAGTTCCTGAAGACCGGTCTGTCCGTCAACATCTGCATTGAAGGCAGATTTCAGCAGACGGATGGACAGGGGGGAGTGTTCCAGAATTCTTTCAGCCCAGGCCACCGTCTCAGTTTCCAGATCAGCATAGGGGACCACGGTATTAACAAGACCCATATCCAATGCCTCTTGAGCGCTGTACTGTTTGCAGAGATACCAGATTTCACGGGCTTTTTTCTGACCCACGATGCGAGCCATATAGC includes:
- a CDS encoding 1,4-dihydroxy-2-naphthoate polyprenyltransferase yields the protein MRTTGIGLWIQAARPWTLGVAISPILMGTIIAHTEGGIRWPAALAAFLGGILIQIGTNLANDYFDFKKGADTATRIGPQRVTQAGLVAPETVRNGFIACFGIAFLVGIYLVYVGGWPIVIIGLLALLFGVIYTGGPFPLAYHGLAELPAFLFFGPIASATTTYVQIGSWSSAAIIAGTSAGFFSMALLSINNLRDYQEDRTVGKHTLVAVFGRDFGVYEYGLSILAATLAPLTLILLTPEHSLVGLTSLTGFMALYAVRITANYEEPKELLAVLKMTAKLQAIFTIIFAVTWVI
- the menE gene encoding o-succinylbenzoate--CoA ligase; this encodes MNPSITHPLLNAAKNFSHHTALITDRLSLSYSELLERAQLVLGNLVKRGLKSGDIIVLDQNSQDAMLVILWACSLGNYIAFPVNTRFPKTALLKIFSEIQPTLIISQRQLVSELSISYEALIGSNADPITVEIAGYDATAGASLLMTSGSSGSSKIVQHSHHNHWSSALGSNRNIALKPGDKWLLTLPLYHVGGLSILYRTAQAGAAIVVSTAASTTLKSISNKEITHISLVAVQLQRILDEPGAARILRQMQAILLGGSALPKTLIQNALDLGLPILVTYGSTEMASQITTTSPDDRSAALTNSGKLLTGRDLIISHKGEILVKGPTLAMGYRGGKGLIDLRDTDGWFHTTDVGYLDVQGALTVTGRIDSQFISGGENIQPEHIELVLTNIPGITQALVLAQKDSEFGFRPVAYLQIDKAAPNLENIVERLKRTLPAYMIPVAYFLIPEELLDGSLKLSRLALSKHILDRNKPLHSLS
- the menC gene encoding o-succinylbenzoate synthase; this encodes MNAPNFAGIRLAPQFQNVSLELRSARLYKFSLPLKHELELKHTTLKYREGLILILTDTSGHVGFGEISPLPGYSRETIETAVYKTTMLVDRIINFGEFTSHQYSRANLNWEKRTAPSVVYFGIETALLALLANARSISLGAMLYGHSSNKIPINGLIRSSISHWVPEADYLINEGYSTLKIKVGRINPILEARGIQEIRQFAGPGIKLRLDANRSWDLETALEFGKIVASENIEYIEEPIENPADLPRFYDGCGVHFAFDETLHNISDPTISFDSYTGLKALVLKPTLIGCTARFISLVNQAKDQNILPVLSSSYESDVGLAALAQLAGSITGEDLAVGLDTRSALTSGTVKKPSSIQNGWMPVRTLTTQDLDLSSCELLYQS